The following proteins are co-located in the Labrys monachus genome:
- a CDS encoding circularly permuted type 2 ATP-grasp protein, with product MLAPSRKPDLGSLLAGYRPLPGSADELMTAAGEIRPHWHPVLAEIAGAKPEDVSQRFAVADRQIKNSGVYYRVYDTPDGRDRPWPLSHVPLVIPGAEWRSIEAGIIQRAQLLEHVLADLYGPATLVREGALPAAVVAGNPDFLRPLVGSVPLGAEHLVVYAADLGRGPDGRWRVLGDRAQAPSGMGYALENRLAISAALPSLYRDMHVERLAGFFQAMRSTLAAKAGRDGSRIGLLTPGPANETYFEHAYLARYLGLLLVEGADLTVQDGIVYVRTIEGLKRIDAIVRRLDADFADPLELNPSSRIGVAGLVQALRRRTIAVANSLGAGLVEAPAMLAFMPALARRFLGTELALPNIATWWCGEEGVLADIERDLGRLAIVPAFGRRIAGLPREGANAVADLDEDGLARLREIVRNDPLEVAAQEMVRLSTMPVWTGEKLEPRPFTLRVYAVSTPQGWEVMRGGFCRVAESADPRAFSMQRGGRSADVWVTSEGPVDHVSLLPLPGKVAIRRRLGHLPSRAADNLFWFGRYLERAEATLRVVRAVSEMAAEADEDVAQATDRLTDLLVAWGAAGAPPPAKAKPVHAAEATEAILRDVLDGREDGGIPALIGAARRTASSIRERLSRDATQAIADLGAMVESDRDLPAADRTDRYLRVLAALSGLSHENMNRMAGWRFMRIGQHLERAVLTCRLARRLAAADASADMLDALLRVTDSRITYRARYLMGTLRLPVLDLVLLDDGNPRSSAFQITRLAEHQNELPRVVGEGEVDPLTRTSRLLRAEIETTAAADIDDRMILSLENRLLALSTDITARYFNQDEARAEITEGLG from the coding sequence ATGCTCGCACCGTCGCGCAAGCCGGATCTGGGGTCCCTGCTCGCCGGCTATCGGCCCCTGCCGGGCTCGGCCGACGAATTGATGACGGCAGCCGGCGAGATCCGCCCGCACTGGCATCCCGTCCTCGCGGAGATCGCGGGCGCCAAGCCGGAGGACGTCTCGCAGCGTTTCGCGGTCGCGGACCGGCAGATCAAGAATTCCGGGGTCTATTACCGCGTCTACGACACGCCCGACGGCCGGGACAGGCCGTGGCCGCTGTCGCATGTGCCGCTGGTGATCCCGGGGGCCGAATGGCGCTCGATCGAGGCCGGCATCATCCAGCGCGCGCAATTGCTGGAACATGTCCTCGCCGACCTGTACGGACCGGCGACGCTGGTGCGGGAGGGCGCGCTGCCGGCGGCGGTGGTCGCCGGCAATCCCGACTTCCTGCGCCCGCTGGTGGGATCCGTGCCGCTGGGCGCGGAGCATCTCGTCGTCTACGCCGCCGACCTCGGCCGCGGCCCGGACGGACGCTGGCGGGTGCTCGGCGACCGTGCCCAGGCCCCCTCCGGCATGGGCTATGCGCTGGAGAACCGCCTCGCCATTTCGGCGGCCCTGCCTTCCCTCTATCGCGACATGCATGTCGAGCGCCTGGCGGGCTTCTTCCAGGCCATGCGCTCCACCCTTGCCGCCAAGGCGGGGCGCGACGGCTCGCGCATCGGCCTGCTCACGCCCGGCCCGGCCAACGAAACCTATTTCGAGCACGCCTATCTCGCCCGCTATCTCGGCCTGCTCCTGGTCGAGGGCGCCGACCTCACCGTGCAGGACGGCATCGTCTATGTCCGCACGATCGAGGGGCTGAAGCGGATCGACGCCATCGTGCGGCGGCTGGATGCCGATTTCGCCGATCCGCTCGAGCTCAACCCGTCCTCCCGCATCGGCGTGGCGGGGCTGGTGCAGGCGCTGCGCCGGCGCACGATCGCCGTCGCCAACAGCCTCGGCGCCGGCCTCGTCGAGGCGCCGGCGATGCTGGCCTTCATGCCGGCGCTCGCGCGCCGTTTCCTCGGCACGGAGCTCGCGCTCCCCAACATCGCCACCTGGTGGTGCGGCGAAGAAGGGGTGCTTGCCGACATCGAGCGCGATCTCGGGCGGCTCGCCATCGTCCCGGCCTTCGGGCGCCGCATCGCCGGCCTGCCCCGGGAAGGGGCGAACGCGGTCGCCGATCTGGACGAGGACGGCCTGGCGCGGCTGCGGGAGATCGTCCGGAACGATCCGCTGGAAGTCGCCGCCCAGGAAATGGTCAGGCTTTCGACCATGCCGGTGTGGACCGGCGAGAAGCTGGAGCCGCGCCCCTTCACGCTGCGCGTCTATGCCGTGTCGACGCCGCAGGGTTGGGAAGTGATGCGCGGCGGATTCTGCCGCGTGGCGGAAAGCGCCGACCCGCGCGCCTTCTCGATGCAGCGTGGCGGCCGGTCGGCCGATGTGTGGGTGACCTCGGAGGGACCGGTCGATCACGTTTCGCTGCTGCCGCTGCCCGGCAAGGTGGCGATCCGCCGACGTCTCGGCCACCTGCCGAGCCGCGCCGCCGACAATCTCTTCTGGTTCGGGCGCTATTTGGAACGGGCCGAGGCGACGCTGCGCGTGGTGCGGGCCGTCAGCGAGATGGCGGCCGAGGCGGATGAGGACGTCGCACAGGCGACCGACCGCCTCACAGATCTCCTCGTCGCGTGGGGCGCCGCGGGAGCGCCGCCGCCGGCGAAGGCGAAGCCGGTCCATGCCGCCGAGGCGACGGAAGCCATCCTGCGCGACGTGCTGGACGGGCGCGAGGATGGCGGCATTCCGGCCCTGATTGGTGCGGCCCGGCGTACGGCATCCTCGATCCGCGAACGCCTGTCGCGCGACGCCACGCAGGCGATCGCCGATCTCGGCGCCATGGTCGAGAGCGACCGCGACCTGCCGGCCGCCGATCGCACGGATCGCTATCTGCGTGTCCTCGCCGCCCTGTCCGGCCTGTCCCACGAGAACATGAACCGCATGGCGGGATGGCGCTTCATGCGGATCGGCCAGCATCTGGAACGGGCGGTGCTGACCTGCCGTCTCGCTCGCCGCCTGGCCGCCGCCGACGCGTCGGCGGACATGCTCGACGCGCTGTTGCGCGTCACCGACAGCCGCATCACCTATCGCGCCCGCTATCTCATGGGCACGCTGCGCCTGCCGGTGCTCGACCTCGTGCTGCTCGACGACGGCAATCCGCGTTCCTCCGCCTTCCAGATCACCCGGCTGGCCGAGCACCAGAACGAGTTGCCGCGGGTGGTGGGCGAAGGCGAGGTCGACCCGCTGACACGCACCTCGCGCCTCCTCAGGGCCGAGATCGAGACGACGGCTGCGGCCGACATCGACGACCGCATGATCCTGTCCCTCGAAAACCGGCTCCTGGCGCTGTCCACTGACATCACCGCCCGCTACTTCAACCAGGACGAGGCCCGTGCCGAGATCACGGAAGGGCTGGGCTGA
- the paoA gene encoding aldehyde dehydrogenase iron-sulfur subunit PaoA, whose amino-acid sequence MSADDSRPLRLTRRQVLEGGAALAVLGYVQPGFAAEAAPAAPPVLPSDPGVSTLSVRMTINGVGRSLALDTRTTLLDTLREHLGFTGTKKGCDHGQCGACTVLVNGRRINACLTLAVLHEGDAVTTIEGLAHGDQLHPLQSAFVHHDGFQCGYCTPGQICSAVGMLGEHQAGMPSLVTEDLESRPELTDTEIRERMSGNICRCSAYPNIVAAIKDAAGEPL is encoded by the coding sequence ATGAGCGCAGACGACAGCAGGCCTTTGCGTCTGACACGGCGTCAGGTCCTCGAAGGCGGGGCCGCTCTCGCGGTCCTCGGATATGTGCAGCCCGGCTTCGCCGCCGAGGCGGCTCCGGCCGCACCGCCCGTGCTTCCGAGCGATCCGGGCGTCTCGACCCTGTCGGTCCGGATGACGATCAACGGCGTCGGGCGGAGCCTCGCCCTGGACACGCGCACCACGCTGCTCGACACGCTGCGCGAGCATCTCGGCTTCACGGGCACCAAGAAAGGCTGCGACCATGGCCAGTGCGGCGCCTGCACGGTGCTGGTGAACGGGCGCCGGATCAACGCGTGCCTGACGCTGGCCGTGCTGCACGAGGGCGACGCGGTCACCACGATCGAGGGCCTCGCCCATGGCGATCAACTGCATCCCCTGCAGTCCGCCTTCGTGCATCACGACGGTTTCCAATGCGGCTATTGCACGCCCGGCCAGATCTGCTCGGCGGTGGGCATGCTGGGCGAGCACCAAGCCGGCATGCCGAGCCTGGTGACGGAAGATCTCGAAAGCCGTCCCGAGCTGACCGACACCGAAATCCGCGAGCGGATGAGCGGCAACATCTGCCGCTGTTCCGCCTATCCCAACATCGTCGCCGCCATCAAGGACGCCGCGGGAGAGCCGCTATGA
- a CDS encoding FAD binding domain-containing protein — translation MKTFTFERPESAAAAAKAVAGTPGAKFIAGGTNLLDLMKLEVEQPMHLVDVNRLPFAAVEETGDGGLRIGALVRNSDLAADPRVRKGYGVLSRALLAGASGQLRNKATTAGNLLQRTRCYYFYDTTKPCNKRDPGSGCSALGGFNRIHAIVGGSQACIATHPSDMAVAMRALDARVETMLPDGRAETIPLADLHRLPGTTPQVETVLKPGQMITAVTLPPPPKGVQIYRKVRDRASYAFALVSVAAVVDVEGGRIRSARMAFGGLAPKPWRVAAAEEVLIGAAPGKAAFAEAGEEVLSGARGHGDNDFKIPLARRTLGAVLSTATHTA, via the coding sequence ATGAAGACCTTCACCTTCGAGAGACCCGAAAGCGCCGCGGCGGCGGCCAAGGCGGTGGCCGGCACGCCCGGTGCCAAATTCATCGCCGGCGGCACCAACCTTCTCGACCTCATGAAGCTCGAAGTCGAGCAGCCGATGCATCTGGTCGACGTCAACCGCCTGCCGTTCGCCGCCGTGGAGGAAACCGGCGACGGCGGCCTGCGGATCGGCGCGCTCGTCCGCAACAGCGATCTGGCGGCCGATCCGCGGGTCAGAAAGGGCTATGGCGTCCTCAGCCGGGCGCTGCTCGCCGGCGCGTCGGGCCAGTTGCGCAACAAGGCCACCACCGCGGGCAACCTGCTGCAGCGCACGCGATGCTATTATTTCTATGACACCACCAAACCCTGCAACAAGCGCGATCCCGGCTCGGGCTGTTCGGCCCTGGGAGGCTTCAACCGCATCCATGCGATCGTCGGCGGCAGCCAGGCCTGCATCGCCACCCACCCCTCCGACATGGCGGTCGCCATGCGGGCGCTCGACGCCAGGGTCGAGACAATGTTGCCGGACGGCAGGGCCGAGACGATTCCGCTCGCGGACCTGCATCGCCTGCCCGGGACGACGCCGCAGGTCGAGACTGTGCTCAAGCCCGGGCAGATGATCACGGCCGTCACCCTGCCGCCGCCGCCCAAAGGCGTGCAGATCTACCGCAAGGTGCGCGACCGCGCCTCCTATGCCTTCGCGCTCGTCTCCGTCGCGGCCGTCGTCGACGTCGAAGGCGGCAGGATCCGCTCCGCCCGCATGGCGTTCGGCGGGCTGGCTCCGAAACCCTGGCGCGTTGCCGCGGCCGAGGAAGTCCTGATCGGCGCCGCGCCCGGCAAGGCGGCTTTCGCCGAGGCCGGCGAAGAGGTCCTCTCCGGTGCCCGCGGCCATGGCGACAACGACTTCAAGATCCCGCTGGCCCGGCGGACGCTGGGCGCAGTGCTCTCCACCGCCACCCATACCGCGTGA
- a CDS encoding xanthine dehydrogenase family protein molybdopterin-binding subunit, translating to MDMNQPVGRTPLDEAGGLLGRPLDRTDGPVKVTGRAPYAYEYREGGAPAYAFLVEAGIAKGRLAALDTAAAERASGVLLVLTRRNAPKQGGKADGAIPQLVGETILHHGQPIALVVAETFEQARAAAQLVKPTYEAEQGSYDLASAMPKAVVPKASNGNQPDSRIGDTDEAFAAAPVKIDVTYRTPPQSHAMMEPHATLAVWDGGGLTLYTANQMLPRGIATVAATLQIPKEKVRLISRYVGGGFGSKLQVQPDAILAALAARMVRRPVKLALTRQQVFHVTTHRTDTIQRLRLAAERDGRLTAIEHLSWSNNTPGQSFYETAANATRSIYAAPNRLTEHRLATLDLPISASMRAPGEAVGLLALECAMDELAVALTIDPIELRIRNEPAEDPELKIPFSSRALVPCMRKGAELFGWDKRHPEPGRVRDGEWLVGMGMSAAIRGNPMLAAKASVSLDAGGVATVKTSMTDIGTGSYTILGQIAADMLGLPIDGVKVELGDSALPEAPGSGGSFGANSAGSAVFDACSTLRDAILRRSGLPVEGAEFKDGFVRAGGRSLRLADLARPAGIQADGAADPGKSRREYSQHSYGAHFAEVGVDSVTGEIRLRRMLGVFAIGRVLNAKTARSQAIGGMTFGVGAALMEDAVIDKRHGHFVNHDLAEYHVAVHADIPAIDAVFLPELDARSSPMKSKGVGELGICGAGAAVANAVYNATGIRIRDYPLTLDKVLDAWAADDRPDRRSSLSVRQAG from the coding sequence ATCGACATGAACCAGCCGGTGGGCCGGACCCCGCTCGACGAAGCGGGCGGACTGCTCGGGCGCCCCCTCGACCGCACGGACGGCCCGGTGAAAGTCACCGGCCGCGCGCCCTACGCCTATGAATACCGGGAGGGCGGCGCTCCCGCCTATGCCTTCCTGGTCGAGGCGGGTATCGCCAAGGGCCGCCTCGCGGCGCTCGATACCGCCGCAGCCGAAAGGGCATCCGGGGTGCTGCTCGTGCTCACCCGCCGGAACGCGCCGAAGCAGGGCGGAAAGGCCGACGGCGCCATTCCGCAACTGGTCGGCGAGACGATCCTCCACCACGGCCAACCCATTGCCCTGGTGGTGGCCGAGACCTTCGAGCAGGCCCGGGCGGCGGCACAACTGGTCAAGCCGACCTATGAGGCCGAACAAGGCAGCTATGACCTGGCCTCGGCGATGCCCAAGGCCGTCGTGCCGAAGGCCAGCAACGGCAATCAGCCCGACAGCCGCATCGGCGATACGGACGAGGCTTTCGCGGCGGCCCCCGTGAAGATCGACGTCACCTATCGGACCCCGCCCCAGAGCCACGCCATGATGGAGCCGCACGCGACCCTGGCGGTCTGGGACGGCGGCGGGCTCACCCTCTACACTGCCAACCAGATGCTGCCGCGGGGGATCGCCACCGTCGCCGCCACCCTGCAGATCCCGAAGGAGAAGGTCCGGCTGATCAGCCGTTACGTGGGCGGCGGATTCGGTTCCAAGCTCCAGGTGCAGCCCGATGCGATCCTGGCGGCGCTCGCGGCCAGGATGGTGAGGCGGCCGGTGAAACTGGCACTGACGCGCCAGCAGGTGTTCCACGTCACCACGCACCGCACCGACACCATCCAGCGCCTGCGGCTCGCGGCGGAACGCGACGGCCGGCTGACTGCCATCGAACATCTCTCCTGGTCGAACAACACGCCGGGGCAGAGCTTCTACGAGACGGCCGCCAATGCGACGCGCAGCATCTACGCAGCGCCGAACCGGCTGACGGAGCACCGCCTCGCGACGCTCGACCTGCCGATCTCCGCTTCCATGCGGGCGCCGGGCGAAGCGGTCGGCCTGCTGGCGCTGGAATGCGCCATGGACGAACTGGCGGTCGCCCTGACCATCGACCCGATCGAATTGCGCATCCGCAACGAACCGGCCGAGGATCCGGAACTGAAGATCCCCTTCTCGTCCCGAGCGCTGGTGCCCTGCATGAGGAAGGGCGCCGAATTGTTCGGCTGGGACAAGCGCCATCCGGAGCCCGGCCGGGTTCGCGATGGTGAATGGCTCGTCGGCATGGGCATGTCCGCTGCGATCCGCGGCAATCCCATGCTGGCGGCGAAGGCGAGCGTCTCGCTGGACGCCGGCGGCGTCGCGACGGTGAAGACCTCGATGACCGATATCGGCACGGGCTCCTACACGATCCTCGGCCAGATCGCCGCCGACATGCTCGGCCTCCCGATCGACGGGGTGAAGGTCGAACTGGGCGACAGCGCCTTGCCGGAAGCGCCGGGCTCGGGCGGCTCCTTCGGCGCCAATTCGGCCGGTTCCGCCGTGTTCGACGCCTGCTCCACCTTGCGTGACGCCATCCTGCGCCGGTCAGGGCTGCCGGTGGAGGGCGCCGAGTTCAAGGACGGCTTCGTCAGGGCCGGCGGCCGGTCCCTGCGCCTGGCCGATCTCGCGCGGCCGGCCGGAATCCAGGCCGACGGCGCGGCCGACCCGGGCAAATCGCGTAGGGAATACAGCCAGCATTCCTACGGTGCGCATTTCGCCGAAGTCGGCGTCGACAGCGTGACGGGCGAGATCCGGCTGCGCCGGATGCTCGGCGTCTTTGCCATCGGCCGGGTCCTCAATGCCAAGACGGCACGCTCGCAGGCCATCGGCGGCATGACGTTCGGCGTCGGAGCCGCACTGATGGAAGACGCCGTCATCGACAAGCGCCATGGCCATTTCGTCAACCACGACCTCGCCGAATATCACGTGGCGGTCCATGCCGATATTCCGGCCATCGACGCCGTCTTCCTGCCGGAACTCGACGCCCGATCGAGCCCGATGAAGAGCAAGGGCGTCGGCGAACTCGGCATCTGCGGTGCCGGCGCAGCGGTGGCGAACGCGGTCTACAATGCCACCGGCATCCGCATTCGCGACTATCCGCTGACGCTCGACAAGGTCCTCGACGCCTGGGCGGCCGATGACCGGCCGGACAGGCGAAGTTCCCTGTCGGTTCGTCAGGCGGGTTGA